Proteins from a genomic interval of Rosa chinensis cultivar Old Blush chromosome 2, RchiOBHm-V2, whole genome shotgun sequence:
- the LOC112190163 gene encoding GATA transcription factor 21, protein MAPPFLELSTIGSHDHDQDQYDHHHHDLFNYLEPQSSFSSTTSSLSSPIFLSPAQVQGPISDHYYREQQNFQFQLLEADHIVSYGGSCDHDQTLGNEGEKGTLISKHGADDHRNHESRSTRAENISVKWMSSKMRIMRKMTNPDQTISSNTTVATNDSTARVNFSSSHNFEEQKLHPSSPLGTDSSNNTNPIRVCSDCNTTKTPLWRSGPRGPKSLCNACGIRQRKARRAMAAAAAAANGTTLVVEAAPSMIKTNKVKLKDNKTIPFKKRCHKLTTSPSPRGKSKTKLRYKDFSISSMNQNSGAAPPTTATTTTTTTFQRVFPQDEKEAAILLMALSCGLVQG, encoded by the exons ATGGCTCCACCTTTTCTTGAGCTCAGCACTATTGGAAGCCATGATCATGATCAAGATCAGTATGATCATCATCACCATGACCTCTTCAATTATCTAGAACCTCAATCTTCTTTTTCCTCCACTACTTCCTCTCTTTCTAGTCCCATATTCTTAAGTCCAGCTCAAGTCCAAGGACCAATATCTGATCACTACTATAGAGAACAGCAAAACTTTCAATTCCAGCTACTAGAG GCTGATCACATTGTTTCGTATGGCGGATCATGTGATCACGATCAGACCCTTGGAAATGAAGGTGAGAAAGGTACTCTGATTTCCAAGCATGGAGCTGATGATCACAGAAATCATGAAAGTCGAAGTACTCGTGCTGAGAATATTTCGGTTAAGTGGATGTCTTCGAAGATGAGGATCATGAGGAAGATGACCAACCCGGATCAAACAATTAGCAGTAATACTACTGTTGCTACTAATGATAGTACTGCACGAGTTAACTTCTCATCATCACACAACTTTGAAGAGCAGAAGCTGCATCCATCATCACCTTTAGGAACCGACAGCTCAAACAACACGAACCCGATTAGGGTTTGCTCCGATTGCAACACAACCAAGACACCTCTGTGGAGAAGTGGACCCAGAGGTCCTAAG TCACTTTGTAACGCCTGCGGAATTCGGCAAAGGAAAGCAAGGCGGGCCATGGCCGCAGCCGCGGCAGCAGCAAACGGCACAACCCTGGTGGTGGAGGCGGCGCCATCTATGATCAAGACGAATAAGGTGAAACTTAAAGACAACAAAACTATTCCATTCAAGAAAAGGTGCCACAAACTTACTACCTCCCCTTCACCTCGAGGCAAATCGAAGACCAAGCTTCGTTACAAAGATTTCTCAATTAGCAGCATGAATCAGAATTCAGGCGCTGCTCCTCCTACTACTGCTACTACTACTACCACCACCACTTTTCAACGAGTTTTCCCTCAAGACGAGAAGGAAGCTGCGATCCTGCTAATGGCCTTATCTTGTGGACTGGTTCAAGGTTGA